Proteins from a genomic interval of Sphingobacterium sp. SYP-B4668:
- a CDS encoding DUF4369 domain-containing protein, protein MKAYFTYSCILLVFVLQACQSNRKTETKNGGIVKYKITGKVDFNDGMQVYLQNYDNELQQFQKTTVKDGEFILEGELVSDGIYNLIVKTDYKDKDTGKKSFRITYPVFLENNCDYEFKVQKYRDGNVIQAAEIITNSEASNNLFVFEKEVAKVKQTWDTRREALSNEAAQLKASLMTIGKGEDSKYNYAIDRMREAGKESQELAKKNPREEVSSLFVNKPEHRTSLITPYLFKYITINENNYARYWTVLDSLDASIQQHPLTIAAKAKVERVKNFYEQMPVFPSITPRNIKGDSLDISKFRDSKLLIIALWSSRDRFSKMDIPTLLNKEPQLKNLGVSVIYLSVEKKFEEWETGNKSLGLGLNSYLLNVTDKDFIVNNYNVSSFPTYIWVEPKSLKIKELRGGDPATPDFLSAIKKAL, encoded by the coding sequence ATGAAAGCCTACTTTACCTACAGTTGTATTTTGCTTGTCTTCGTATTGCAAGCTTGTCAGTCAAATCGTAAAACCGAAACCAAGAATGGTGGTATTGTGAAATACAAAATCACGGGGAAGGTAGATTTCAACGACGGTATGCAAGTTTACCTTCAAAATTACGATAACGAACTGCAGCAGTTCCAAAAAACTACAGTTAAGGACGGCGAATTCATTTTGGAAGGAGAGTTGGTCAGTGACGGTATCTATAATTTAATTGTGAAGACAGATTACAAGGACAAAGACACGGGGAAAAAATCATTTCGCATTACCTACCCAGTTTTTCTGGAAAACAATTGCGACTACGAATTTAAAGTTCAAAAATATCGAGATGGAAATGTAATTCAAGCTGCCGAAATCATAACCAATTCCGAAGCCTCTAATAATCTTTTTGTCTTTGAAAAGGAAGTGGCTAAGGTGAAGCAAACATGGGATACAAGACGCGAAGCGCTTTCCAACGAGGCTGCACAGCTCAAAGCTTCCTTAATGACCATCGGTAAGGGAGAGGATAGCAAATATAACTATGCCATAGATCGAATGCGAGAGGCAGGTAAAGAGAGTCAAGAATTAGCAAAGAAAAATCCAAGGGAAGAGGTGAGTAGCCTATTTGTTAACAAACCGGAACACCGGACTTCCTTGATAACACCCTACCTTTTCAAGTATATTACTATCAATGAAAACAACTATGCTAGATATTGGACCGTATTAGATAGTCTGGACGCCTCAATACAACAGCACCCTTTGACGATTGCCGCAAAAGCTAAAGTCGAAAGAGTTAAGAACTTCTACGAGCAAATGCCCGTTTTCCCAAGTATTACACCTCGTAATATTAAAGGTGACTCTTTGGATATTTCCAAATTCCGGGATTCCAAACTGTTAATTATCGCACTATGGTCGAGTCGAGATCGCTTTTCAAAAATGGATATTCCCACTTTGCTGAATAAGGAGCCGCAATTAAAAAATTTAGGTGTCTCGGTAATTTACCTATCCGTCGAGAAAAAATTTGAAGAATGGGAGACGGGCAACAAATCCTTGGGCTTAGGATTGAATAGCTATCTATTGAATGTCACCGATAAAGACTTTATCGTTAACAACTATAATGTAAGCAGCTTTCCTACATACATTTGGGTCGAACCCAAATCGCTTAAAATCAAAGAACTAAGAGGAGGTGATCCAGCTACCCCTGATTTTTTATCCGCTATCAAGAAAGCTTTGTAA
- a CDS encoding glycoside hydrolase family 95 protein: MMMIKIKYVALCLIVGGLISNVTAQTNPLRLWYDKPASRWEETLPLGNGQIGMMPDGGITHEKVVLNEITMWSGSEEDPNKYDAYKSVKDIQELLFQGKNDEAEHLVNQNFVTSGKGSGHGNGAKVPFGAYQNLGFLHLHFINQSAPTQYERSLDLKNATATTSYTVNGVQYTREYFTSYDQNVGVIRLTANKKGTLSFSTALSREENATVISQGNELLMRGVLPDGKGGNGITFLSKIKVYHRGGKISAVDTALHVSKASEVLIFFTAATSYLHADPEKYINEQLQAAYNKPYPQLVKMHHSKYGAVFNRVELKLEDEQSKESIPTDKRIQDFYNNPAQDNGLATLYYQFGRYLNISSTNPATQGALPPNLQGLWAHQIQTPWNGDYHLNINAQMNHWGVEVSNLSEYHMPFINLIKKVAKTGEKTAKAYYNAPGWVVYMMTNPWGYSAPGESASWGASTASGWLCNHLWEHYLFTKDKAYLQDIFPVMKGAAEFYDYTMVKDPKTGWLVTSPSVSPENAFRMQNGKTAAVVMGPTIDNQIVRELYRNLLEADSILGTKDAFTATLKARIQQLPPPVVVSKSGRVQEWLEDYEEVEPQHRHVSHLYGLYPANFISPQISPEWTEAAKKTLAVRGDEGTGWSRAWKVLFWARLQDGDHALEILRQLLKPAYTKETNYKVGGGTYPNLFCAHPPFQIDGNFGGSAGIAEMLIQSHSGFIHLLPALPKAWKSGSVKGLRARGGHTIDITWKDGRVLEYKIIGGEGPGHVLVLVNDVVVQHKLDD; encoded by the coding sequence ATGATGATGATAAAAATAAAATATGTAGCCCTATGTTTGATTGTTGGAGGATTAATTTCCAATGTCACAGCACAAACCAACCCTTTAAGACTATGGTATGATAAGCCTGCATCTCGTTGGGAAGAGACATTGCCATTGGGCAACGGGCAAATAGGTATGATGCCCGATGGAGGCATCACTCATGAAAAAGTCGTACTCAATGAAATCACAATGTGGTCTGGCAGTGAGGAGGACCCTAATAAATACGATGCCTATAAAAGTGTTAAGGATATTCAAGAGCTTCTTTTCCAAGGTAAAAATGATGAAGCCGAACATCTTGTTAATCAAAATTTTGTAACAAGTGGCAAAGGAAGCGGACACGGTAATGGCGCCAAGGTACCCTTTGGAGCTTATCAAAACCTTGGCTTTCTCCATCTTCATTTTATAAACCAATCCGCACCCACCCAATATGAGCGGTCACTAGACCTTAAAAATGCTACAGCTACAACCAGTTATACCGTGAACGGTGTACAGTATACCCGTGAGTATTTCACATCTTACGATCAGAATGTTGGTGTCATTCGACTAACGGCCAATAAAAAGGGAACGCTAAGTTTCTCCACAGCTTTGTCTCGTGAAGAAAATGCAACAGTGATCAGTCAAGGGAACGAACTTCTTATGCGTGGAGTATTGCCTGATGGTAAAGGTGGAAACGGTATCACGTTCCTGTCTAAAATCAAAGTCTATCATCGTGGGGGTAAGATTTCGGCTGTCGATACAGCCTTACATGTATCGAAGGCCTCAGAAGTATTGATTTTTTTTACTGCAGCGACAAGTTACCTGCATGCTGATCCTGAAAAATATATAAATGAACAACTCCAAGCGGCTTACAATAAACCTTATCCTCAATTAGTGAAAATGCACCACTCCAAATATGGAGCTGTTTTTAACAGAGTAGAGCTTAAACTAGAAGACGAGCAGTCCAAAGAAAGTATCCCAACAGATAAACGAATTCAAGACTTTTACAATAATCCAGCACAAGATAATGGCTTGGCAACGCTCTACTATCAATTTGGTCGATATCTAAATATTTCCAGTACCAATCCAGCCACGCAAGGCGCATTACCTCCAAACCTCCAGGGCTTGTGGGCACATCAGATACAGACACCATGGAATGGAGATTATCACCTCAACATCAATGCACAGATGAATCATTGGGGGGTGGAAGTGAGCAACCTCTCCGAATATCATATGCCCTTTATCAATCTGATTAAAAAAGTGGCCAAAACGGGTGAAAAGACGGCAAAGGCGTATTACAATGCCCCTGGTTGGGTTGTCTATATGATGACCAATCCTTGGGGGTATTCTGCACCTGGAGAGTCTGCATCGTGGGGAGCAAGTACAGCTTCAGGTTGGCTATGTAATCACTTATGGGAGCACTACCTGTTTACCAAAGACAAAGCCTATCTCCAAGATATATTCCCAGTGATGAAGGGGGCTGCAGAATTCTACGACTACACCATGGTCAAAGATCCCAAAACGGGATGGCTAGTCACGTCTCCATCAGTATCACCAGAGAATGCATTTCGGATGCAGAACGGTAAAACAGCTGCGGTAGTGATGGGGCCTACCATTGACAACCAAATTGTACGTGAACTCTATCGTAATTTGCTCGAGGCAGATAGTATTTTAGGAACCAAGGATGCATTTACCGCTACACTAAAAGCACGTATCCAACAACTGCCTCCTCCTGTTGTCGTCAGTAAAAGTGGGCGTGTTCAAGAATGGTTGGAAGATTATGAAGAAGTCGAACCGCAGCATCGACATGTGTCCCATTTATATGGATTGTACCCTGCAAATTTTATATCCCCACAAATAAGTCCCGAATGGACAGAGGCCGCAAAAAAGACATTAGCTGTACGTGGAGATGAGGGGACAGGGTGGTCCAGAGCCTGGAAGGTGCTTTTTTGGGCCCGACTCCAAGATGGAGATCACGCGTTGGAAATATTAAGACAGCTTTTGAAACCCGCTTATACCAAAGAAACGAATTACAAAGTCGGTGGTGGCACCTATCCAAATTTATTCTGTGCACATCCCCCATTCCAGATTGACGGCAATTTCGGTGGTTCAGCCGGTATTGCAGAGATGCTGATTCAGAGTCACTCAGGATTTATTCATTTATTGCCAGCGCTACCCAAAGCTTGGAAAAGTGGTTCAGTAAAAGGCTTGCGGGCAAGAGGAGGGCATACCATTGATATCACTTGGAAAGATGGAAGAGTCCTCGAGTACAAGATTATAGGGGGAGAAGGCCCCGGGCATGTATTGGTATTAGTCAATGACGTAGTCGTCCAACATAAATTAGACGACTGA
- a CDS encoding alpha-L-fucosidase, which translates to MKLKTLLGALMLPTFLFAQDAPKPYGALPSARQLKWHEMEMYSLIHFTPTTFQNKEWGYGDAPTSLFNPSNFDADQIASAAASAGFKGLISVAKHHDGFCLWPTATTTYSIATTPWKGGKGDMVKEFMEATHRAGMKFGVYLSAWDRNDTRYGSPAYADAYREQLTELMSNYGELFTSWHDGANGGDGYYGGRNEKRTVDRTTYYAWEEQTWPIVRKLQPMAMIFSDVGPDIRWVGNEHGFAAETSWATITPRSINGQKPVPGVVDDSNLPTGDRNGKYWIPAECDVPQRPGWFYHEDQNEKVKTPQQLFEIYLKSVGRGANMNLGLAPMPSGQLHENDVKSLAAFGKKVRETFRLNLTAGAKVKASNIRANSRTFDPANVLDADRYSYWASDEGVNNPTLEIDLTGTKEFDIIRLRENIKLGQRIDSVHIEMWQGKKWMPLAKATSIGATRLIKLPQPVKTTKIRVQLYAPVVPALSDFGLFKEFDEPFAAFKTTSKVLPTSSYKMELSATFKKALDGKASTIGTMNTVGEGLIFVLKNEVSGIGYLPRQDGKIVGIPTKYEVYTSEDNKNWTLLKAGEFSNIKANPIQQKIIFDKSIRTKYLKFLPKEIFGDSFTAAEIELYTP; encoded by the coding sequence ATGAAGCTTAAAACCCTACTAGGAGCCTTAATGCTACCTACTTTTCTATTCGCACAAGATGCTCCAAAGCCATACGGGGCACTGCCTTCTGCAAGGCAATTGAAATGGCATGAGATGGAGATGTATAGTCTTATCCATTTTACCCCAACAACATTTCAGAATAAGGAATGGGGATATGGAGATGCCCCTACGAGTTTATTTAATCCTAGTAATTTCGATGCCGATCAAATTGCTAGTGCTGCCGCAAGTGCCGGATTCAAAGGTCTCATCAGCGTTGCTAAGCATCACGATGGATTTTGTCTATGGCCCACGGCTACCACCACCTATAGTATCGCCACTACACCTTGGAAAGGTGGTAAGGGGGATATGGTCAAAGAATTTATGGAAGCCACTCATCGGGCAGGAATGAAATTTGGCGTTTATCTCTCCGCTTGGGATCGTAACGATACCCGCTACGGATCGCCCGCATATGCAGATGCCTACCGAGAGCAATTGACTGAATTGATGTCCAATTATGGCGAGCTATTTACCTCTTGGCACGACGGAGCCAATGGTGGAGATGGGTACTACGGTGGTAGAAACGAGAAACGTACGGTAGACCGCACGACATACTATGCATGGGAAGAGCAGACTTGGCCCATCGTGCGAAAATTACAACCCATGGCCATGATTTTTAGTGATGTTGGGCCAGATATTCGATGGGTTGGTAATGAGCACGGTTTTGCTGCGGAAACTAGCTGGGCGACCATCACACCTCGTAGTATCAACGGACAGAAACCTGTGCCCGGGGTAGTAGACGATAGCAATTTGCCTACTGGAGATCGCAATGGTAAGTATTGGATTCCTGCAGAATGTGATGTCCCACAAAGGCCTGGATGGTTTTACCATGAAGATCAGAACGAAAAGGTCAAGACCCCACAGCAACTTTTTGAAATATATCTTAAAAGTGTGGGTAGAGGGGCCAATATGAATTTAGGATTAGCACCTATGCCCTCTGGACAACTCCATGAAAATGATGTAAAGTCATTGGCTGCATTCGGTAAGAAGGTCAGGGAAACCTTTCGACTTAACCTTACCGCTGGAGCAAAAGTAAAAGCCTCCAATATAAGGGCAAATAGTAGGACCTTCGACCCGGCGAACGTACTAGATGCCGATCGTTATAGCTATTGGGCATCCGATGAAGGTGTTAATAATCCAACGCTAGAAATTGATTTAACAGGAACAAAAGAATTTGATATTATTCGTTTACGTGAAAATATCAAGTTAGGACAGCGTATCGATAGTGTTCATATCGAGATGTGGCAAGGCAAAAAATGGATGCCACTAGCCAAAGCAACAAGTATTGGTGCTACCCGGTTAATCAAACTCCCCCAGCCAGTTAAAACAACTAAAATACGAGTACAGCTATATGCTCCCGTAGTGCCGGCCTTAAGTGATTTTGGACTCTTTAAAGAATTTGACGAACCTTTTGCTGCCTTTAAAACTACATCAAAAGTACTGCCGACTTCTTCTTACAAGATGGAGCTTTCAGCAACTTTCAAAAAAGCGTTAGATGGGAAAGCTTCGACCATTGGAACAATGAATACCGTAGGCGAAGGACTAATCTTCGTACTGAAAAACGAGGTGTCAGGGATTGGTTATTTACCACGACAGGATGGAAAGATTGTTGGTATACCTACTAAATATGAAGTATATACGAGTGAGGATAACAAGAACTGGACGTTATTGAAGGCAGGAGAATTTTCGAATATCAAAGCCAATCCTATTCAACAAAAAATAATCTTTGATAAGTCTATCCGTACCAAGTATCTTAAGTTTCTCCCTAAAGAGATTTTTGGAGATTCGTTTACTGCCGCTGAAATCGAGCTTTACACGCCATAA
- a CDS encoding catalase: MENNKKKITSASGAPIVNYEDSMTAGARGPVLLQDYFLHEKLAHFNRERIPERIVHAKGSGAYGTFTVTNDITQYTRAKFLSAVGKQTPMFIRFSTVGGEKGSADSERDPRGFAVKFYTEDGNYDLVGNNTPVFFIKDAKKFPDFIHTQKRDPYTNCKSPTMMWDFWSLNPESLHQVTILMSDRGTPYSYRHMHGFGSHTFSMINANNERVYVKYHFRTEQGIKNLTDAEAADMRREDPDHAQRDLVTAIDTGDFPKWKLYIQVMTEEQTKTFKWNPFDLTKVWSQKEYPLIEVGVMELNQNPDNYFAHVEQAAFAPAHVVDGISFSPDKMLQGRILSYPDAQRYRLGVNYEQLPVNRCPFMVTNYQRDGHMAVNGNGGSTPNYYPNSFDGHYEDQAYREPAIQLDSTIGDFYDRNASGEDDHYTQPGDLYRLLDAEQKQHLIHNIVGAMSGIDGPKKTDIINRQLCHWFRADINLGMGVALGLGLDMNELSKQMPQK; this comes from the coding sequence ATGGAAAATAACAAAAAGAAAATCACGAGTGCATCAGGTGCTCCTATTGTAAACTATGAGGACTCGATGACAGCTGGGGCTAGAGGCCCAGTGTTACTACAGGATTATTTTCTACATGAAAAATTAGCGCATTTCAATAGAGAACGTATTCCAGAACGCATCGTCCACGCTAAAGGTTCGGGTGCATACGGTACATTTACAGTGACCAATGATATCACACAATATACTCGTGCGAAATTTTTGAGTGCTGTCGGCAAACAGACACCTATGTTCATCAGGTTTTCCACGGTTGGGGGAGAAAAGGGGTCTGCTGATTCTGAACGCGACCCGAGGGGATTTGCGGTAAAATTCTATACTGAGGATGGGAACTACGATCTTGTGGGTAATAATACTCCTGTATTTTTCATAAAGGATGCGAAGAAGTTCCCGGATTTTATTCACACCCAAAAAAGAGATCCTTATACAAATTGCAAATCACCCACGATGATGTGGGATTTTTGGTCTTTAAATCCAGAATCTCTTCACCAGGTTACTATTCTGATGTCTGATCGTGGTACACCATATAGTTACCGTCATATGCATGGCTTTGGTAGCCATACTTTTTCGATGATAAATGCAAACAACGAGCGAGTTTATGTCAAGTATCATTTCCGTACGGAGCAGGGTATCAAAAACTTAACCGATGCAGAAGCCGCTGATATGCGCCGTGAAGATCCAGATCATGCGCAACGCGACTTGGTAACGGCTATCGATACAGGAGATTTTCCAAAATGGAAACTCTACATACAGGTCATGACTGAGGAGCAAACGAAGACGTTCAAGTGGAATCCATTCGACCTAACTAAAGTATGGTCCCAAAAAGAGTACCCACTCATCGAAGTCGGGGTGATGGAGCTTAACCAAAATCCAGACAATTATTTTGCTCACGTTGAACAGGCTGCTTTTGCTCCTGCTCATGTGGTGGATGGAATCAGCTTCTCGCCCGACAAGATGCTACAGGGTCGAATCCTATCTTATCCTGATGCGCAACGCTATCGTTTGGGAGTAAACTATGAACAATTACCGGTCAACAGGTGCCCATTCATGGTGACCAATTACCAACGTGATGGCCACATGGCCGTAAACGGAAATGGGGGATCAACACCTAATTATTATCCCAATAGCTTCGATGGGCATTATGAAGACCAAGCTTATAGAGAGCCTGCCATTCAATTGGACAGCACTATCGGAGACTTTTATGACCGTAACGCATCTGGCGAAGACGATCACTATACACAACCAGGAGATTTGTACAGGTTGTTAGATGCTGAGCAAAAGCAGCATCTGATTCATAATATTGTTGGGGCAATGTCCGGAATTGATGGTCCCAAAAAGACAGACATCATCAATCGTCAATTATGTCATTGGTTTAGAGCGGATATCAATCTTGGTATGGGGGTTGCCCTTGGCTTAGGGTTGGATATGAATGAATTGAGTAAGCAAATGCCTCAAAAATAA
- a CDS encoding trans-sulfuration enzyme family protein — MNKDQSKIIREQADRSALREHSVPLYLTSSFIFDSAEQGRAIFAEEEEGMVYSRYANPNTTELINKVCIMEQAEAGLAFASGMAAVFASFAALIESGDHIVSSRAIFGSTHQLFTQLFPKWGVTTTYVDAANPEEWERAIQPNTKIIFLESPSNPGLELVDLEWLGNFKEKYPNIILSIDNCFATPYLQKPIPYGFDLVIHSATKYMDGQGRVLGGIVVGKQELIDKLMFFIRHTGPALSPFNAWVISKSLDTLGLRMDRHSSNALALAQALEGHPEIEEVRYPFLPSHPQYELAKKQMKAGGGIVTFVVKGGFERAKAFVDQLEMILYTSNLGDSRSIATHPSSTTHSKLKEEERLNLGIQPGSIRLSVGLEDQEDIIGDILQALDKTK; from the coding sequence ATGAATAAGGATCAATCTAAAATAATACGTGAACAGGCCGATCGTTCTGCTCTCCGCGAACATTCGGTACCATTATATCTTACCTCTAGCTTCATCTTTGACAGCGCTGAACAGGGACGAGCAATTTTCGCAGAAGAGGAAGAAGGGATGGTATACTCAAGGTATGCCAATCCGAATACAACTGAGTTAATCAACAAGGTGTGTATTATGGAGCAAGCGGAAGCTGGGTTAGCTTTTGCTTCTGGCATGGCGGCTGTATTTGCATCTTTTGCTGCTCTTATCGAAAGTGGAGATCATATCGTATCTTCTCGTGCAATCTTCGGTTCTACACACCAGCTTTTTACGCAACTTTTCCCAAAATGGGGAGTGACAACAACCTACGTAGATGCTGCAAACCCTGAGGAATGGGAGAGAGCGATACAACCAAATACGAAAATCATCTTCTTGGAGTCTCCTTCTAATCCGGGGTTAGAACTTGTAGATTTGGAATGGCTAGGCAACTTCAAGGAGAAATATCCAAACATTATTTTGTCGATAGACAATTGTTTTGCAACTCCTTATTTACAGAAACCTATTCCCTACGGCTTTGACTTAGTGATTCATTCGGCAACAAAATATATGGATGGTCAAGGGCGCGTACTGGGAGGTATAGTAGTAGGCAAACAGGAATTAATTGACAAATTGATGTTTTTTATCCGACATACGGGCCCTGCATTGTCACCATTCAATGCCTGGGTAATCTCAAAAAGCTTAGATACACTAGGCTTACGTATGGATCGCCACAGTAGCAATGCGTTAGCATTGGCACAAGCATTAGAAGGGCATCCAGAAATTGAAGAAGTAAGATACCCTTTTCTCCCCTCGCACCCGCAATATGAGTTGGCCAAAAAACAGATGAAGGCAGGCGGTGGTATTGTTACATTTGTCGTGAAGGGTGGGTTTGAAAGAGCCAAAGCATTTGTAGACCAACTCGAGATGATATTGTATACGTCTAATCTTGGTGATTCACGTTCTATTGCTACACATCCCTCTTCTACTACGCACTCTAAACTAAAAGAAGAGGAAAGATTAAACCTCGGCATCCAGCCTGGAAGTATTCGTCTTTCGGTAGGCCTAGAAGATCAAGAAGATATTATTGGGGATATCTTACAAGCGTTGGATAAAACCAAATAA
- the tpx gene encoding thiol peroxidase gives MATITFKGGNVHTKGELPKVGTTAPDFKLTAGDLSSKSLSDYKGKRVVLNIFPSIDTGTCAASVRAFNKAAADLDNTVVLCISKDLPFAQGRFCAAEGIDNVVTLSEYKDSSLSDAYQLKLVDGPLEGLLSRVVIVIDESGQVIYEEQVAEIVDEPNYDAALATLK, from the coding sequence ATGGCTACAATTACATTCAAAGGTGGAAATGTGCATACCAAAGGTGAATTACCAAAGGTAGGGACAACAGCGCCAGATTTTAAATTAACTGCGGGAGATCTTTCTAGCAAATCACTATCTGATTACAAAGGCAAACGAGTGGTGTTGAATATTTTTCCAAGCATCGATACCGGTACTTGCGCGGCCTCCGTTCGTGCGTTTAACAAAGCTGCCGCCGACTTGGACAATACCGTCGTACTGTGTATTTCTAAAGACTTACCTTTTGCGCAAGGTCGCTTTTGTGCAGCCGAAGGCATCGACAATGTGGTGACCCTTTCGGAGTATAAGGACTCTTCATTATCAGATGCTTATCAATTGAAGCTGGTAGACGGTCCTTTAGAAGGCCTTTTGAGTCGAGTGGTCATTGTCATAGATGAGTCTGGTCAGGTTATTTACGAAGAGCAGGTTGCCGAAATCGTAGACGAACCCAACTATGATGCAGCGTTAGCAACACTTAAATAA
- a CDS encoding OmpP1/FadL family transporter: MKKLLFALLCASPSLLWAQGSQVNLQSPKAVGMGGAGSAYFIDESSIFYSPGALSKMDHNAIMVAGNAVMFKSAFRESGSTVVNHTKSQVTPPFSVFAALGPKNSWWKAGIGIYTPYGGAVDWGTEWAGRFSLVSLSLRAIYIQPTLSFKLTENFGIGGGFVYNIGSVDLESAIPVFFPDGKAGLATLKGTGSGTGYNVGVHYNLEDDFAISLSYRSKVVTKLKDGDAIFDVPETVRGSFPEGTTFKSELPLPSTFALGIAFPLTEKLKMAVDGTLIGYSIYQNLDFDYSHNTDNIIGDDALEDSHYKKNYVNAGSVKAGLEYLASDKLQLRVGGGYIATPVQADYVYPETPDNVRYLASGGFTYHVNPKFELTGSFAYQRISPREANNVESHLSGTYKTNIYAPGLSLSYKW, translated from the coding sequence ATGAAGAAATTATTATTCGCGCTACTCTGTGCTTCTCCTTCTCTACTATGGGCACAGGGATCACAAGTGAACCTTCAAAGTCCAAAAGCAGTAGGCATGGGAGGGGCTGGTTCGGCTTATTTCATCGATGAATCTTCTATTTTCTACAGCCCAGGGGCTTTGTCCAAAATGGATCACAACGCCATCATGGTTGCTGGAAATGCCGTTATGTTCAAATCTGCCTTCCGTGAATCGGGAAGCACTGTGGTCAACCATACCAAATCACAGGTTACACCTCCATTTTCAGTCTTCGCGGCATTAGGCCCCAAAAACTCATGGTGGAAAGCAGGGATTGGTATATATACCCCTTACGGCGGAGCTGTAGACTGGGGTACTGAGTGGGCAGGTCGATTTAGCTTGGTAAGCCTATCACTACGAGCCATCTACATACAACCTACCTTAAGCTTTAAGCTAACGGAAAATTTTGGTATTGGGGGTGGTTTTGTATACAATATCGGAAGTGTTGATTTAGAAAGTGCTATTCCTGTATTCTTCCCTGACGGCAAGGCTGGCCTTGCCACCTTAAAAGGGACGGGTAGCGGGACAGGATATAACGTAGGAGTCCATTACAATCTAGAAGATGATTTTGCAATATCCTTGAGCTATCGCTCAAAAGTAGTGACGAAGTTAAAAGATGGAGACGCTATATTTGACGTACCAGAAACCGTAAGAGGATCTTTTCCAGAGGGTACTACCTTTAAATCCGAATTGCCTCTACCCTCGACTTTTGCACTCGGTATTGCTTTTCCTTTGACAGAGAAACTCAAGATGGCAGTCGATGGGACATTAATCGGTTATTCAATTTACCAAAATTTAGATTTCGACTACAGTCATAATACCGACAATATCATTGGAGACGATGCCTTAGAAGATTCCCACTACAAGAAAAACTATGTGAATGCAGGTTCTGTCAAAGCTGGCCTGGAGTACCTTGCAAGTGACAAATTACAGCTCCGTGTAGGTGGTGGATATATCGCTACTCCTGTTCAGGCCGACTATGTATACCCAGAAACACCTGATAATGTACGTTATCTCGCTTCTGGGGGATTCACCTACCATGTCAATCCGAAGTTTGAACTAACAGGCTCTTTTGCTTACCAACGTATCTCTCCTAGAGAAGCCAACAACGTAGAGAGTCACCTGTCGGGAACGTACAAAACTAATATTTATGCTCCGGGGCTATCTCTCAGTTACAAATGGTAA